One stretch of Amycolatopsis sp. NBC_00345 DNA includes these proteins:
- a CDS encoding MFS transporter gives MTPDVTTAPGADRRSLRRAFAASLSGTALEWYDFAAYSVASATIFGHLFFPSSDALAGTMAAFSTYAVGYLARPLGGFVFGRLGDRLGRKRVLVVTLVLTGVSTFLIGLLPTYAAVGGFAAVMLVALRFAQGVGIGGEWGGAVLLSSEFGDPAKRGFWASAAQIGPPAGNLLANGVLALLAAVLTDAQFTSWGWRVAFLLSGALVGFGLWIRLKLEETPVFRRIAELGERPSAPISEVFRDERRALAAAVLVRVCPDVLYALFTVFVLTYITSHTTLSRGQGLAAVMIGSALQLVLIPAFGALSDRVSRRGLTLVAVIAAGIWPFVFFPLVGDGSFVALIIGVLLALVIHSALYGPQAALVTEQFSERLRYTGSSLAYTLAGVIGGAPAPLLFTALLAGYDTWIAVACYLAVTAVVSLVGVLIARDTRDSK, from the coding sequence ATGACACCAGACGTCACCACGGCGCCGGGCGCTGACCGCCGCTCACTCCGCCGCGCGTTCGCGGCCAGCCTGTCCGGTACCGCCCTCGAGTGGTACGACTTCGCGGCCTACTCGGTGGCGTCGGCGACCATCTTCGGCCACCTTTTCTTCCCCTCCAGCGACGCGCTCGCGGGCACCATGGCCGCGTTTTCCACGTACGCGGTCGGCTACCTCGCGCGGCCGCTCGGCGGCTTCGTGTTCGGCCGGCTCGGCGACCGGCTCGGACGTAAACGCGTACTCGTGGTGACGCTGGTCCTCACCGGCGTGAGCACGTTCCTCATCGGCTTGCTGCCCACGTACGCGGCTGTCGGCGGCTTCGCGGCCGTCATGCTCGTCGCACTGCGGTTCGCGCAGGGCGTGGGCATCGGCGGCGAGTGGGGCGGCGCCGTGCTGCTGTCCAGTGAGTTCGGGGACCCGGCGAAACGCGGGTTCTGGGCGTCGGCCGCGCAGATCGGCCCACCCGCCGGAAACCTGCTGGCCAACGGCGTCCTGGCGCTGCTCGCCGCCGTGCTCACCGACGCGCAGTTCACGTCGTGGGGCTGGCGCGTGGCGTTCCTGCTGTCCGGCGCGCTGGTCGGCTTCGGACTGTGGATCCGGCTGAAGCTGGAGGAGACGCCGGTGTTCCGCCGCATCGCGGAGCTGGGCGAGCGCCCGTCCGCGCCGATCTCGGAGGTCTTCCGCGACGAGCGCCGCGCGCTGGCCGCCGCCGTGCTGGTGCGCGTGTGCCCCGACGTGCTGTACGCGCTGTTCACCGTCTTCGTTCTCACCTACATCACTTCGCACACCACGCTTTCCCGCGGCCAGGGCCTCGCGGCGGTGATGATCGGCTCGGCATTGCAGCTGGTGCTGATCCCGGCGTTCGGCGCGTTGTCGGACCGCGTTTCACGGCGTGGGCTGACGCTGGTGGCAGTGATCGCGGCGGGGATCTGGCCGTTTGTGTTCTTCCCGCTGGTGGGCGACGGCTCGTTCGTCGCGCTGATCATCGGCGTGCTGCTGGCGCTGGTCATCCACTCGGCGCTCTACGGTCCGCAGGCCGCCCTCGTCACGGAGCAGTTCTCGGAACGGCTGCGCTACACCGGCAGCTCGCTGGCCTACACGCTCGCCGGCGTGATCGGCGGAGCCCCGGCGCCGCTGCTGTTCACGGCCCTGCTCGCAGGTTACGACACCTGGATCGCGGTGGCGTGTTACCTCGCGGTCACCGCCGTCGTGAGCCTCGTCGGGGTGCTGATCGCCAGGGACACCAGGGATTCGAAGTGA
- the acs gene encoding acetate--CoA ligase — MTEQSPALDNLLNESRTFPPSDEFAAQANAKAELYAKADADREQFWAEQAERLTWDTKWSQVLDWTNAPFAKWFVGGKLNVAYNCVDRHVEAGHGEQVAIHWVGEPGDTRDITYAQLQDEVSKAANALTSLGVNAGDVVAIQLQMIPEAIFAMLACARIGALHSVVFGGFSPTALRARVDDAAAKIVITSDGQYRRGKAAPMKANVDEALEGADTVEKVLVVRRTGGDLAGEVPWTDGRDLWWHELVDGQSAEHTPEAFDAEHPLFILYTSGTTGRPKGILHTSGGYLTQTAYTHHNVFDHKPGEDVYWCTADIGWITGHSYIVYGPLANRVTQVVYEGTPNTPHEGRHWEIIQKYKVSIYYTAPTLIRTFMKWGAEIPAKYDLSSLRVLGSVGEPINPEAWMWYRETIGANKAPIVDTWWQTETGAIMISPLPGVTSTKPGSAQRALPGISAKVVDDQAQEVGKGGGGYLVLDQPWPSMLRGIWGDNERYQETYWSRFADQGFYFAGDGAKYDADGDIWLLGRVDDVMNVSGHRISTTEVESALVSHPTVAEAAVVGASDATTGQGIVAFVILRGNAVDGGEEAIQALRNHVAKEIGPIAKPRQIMVVPELPKTRSGKIMRRLLRDVAENRQIGDVTTLADSSVMDLISTGLQSGKEE, encoded by the coding sequence ATGACCGAGCAGTCCCCAGCGTTGGACAATCTGCTCAACGAAAGCCGCACGTTCCCCCCGAGCGACGAATTCGCTGCTCAGGCCAACGCCAAGGCCGAGCTGTACGCGAAAGCGGACGCCGACCGGGAGCAGTTCTGGGCCGAGCAGGCTGAGCGGCTGACGTGGGACACGAAGTGGTCCCAGGTATTGGACTGGACCAATGCCCCGTTCGCGAAGTGGTTCGTCGGCGGGAAGCTGAACGTCGCGTACAACTGTGTCGACCGCCACGTCGAGGCCGGCCACGGCGAGCAGGTCGCGATCCACTGGGTCGGCGAGCCCGGCGACACCCGCGACATCACCTACGCGCAGCTGCAGGACGAGGTGTCCAAAGCCGCGAACGCGCTGACGTCACTGGGCGTGAACGCCGGCGACGTCGTCGCGATCCAGCTGCAGATGATCCCCGAGGCCATCTTCGCGATGCTCGCCTGCGCCCGCATCGGCGCGCTGCACAGCGTGGTCTTCGGCGGCTTCTCCCCGACCGCGCTGCGGGCCCGGGTCGACGACGCCGCGGCGAAGATCGTGATCACCTCCGACGGCCAGTACCGCCGCGGCAAGGCCGCGCCGATGAAGGCGAACGTCGACGAAGCGCTCGAAGGCGCCGACACCGTGGAGAAGGTCCTCGTGGTCCGCCGCACCGGCGGCGACCTCGCGGGCGAGGTGCCGTGGACCGACGGGCGCGACCTGTGGTGGCACGAACTCGTGGACGGCCAGTCCGCCGAGCACACGCCCGAAGCGTTCGACGCCGAGCACCCGCTGTTCATTCTCTACACCTCGGGCACCACCGGGCGGCCGAAGGGCATCCTGCACACCTCAGGCGGCTACCTCACGCAGACGGCCTACACGCACCACAACGTGTTCGACCACAAGCCGGGCGAGGACGTCTACTGGTGCACCGCCGACATCGGCTGGATCACCGGGCACAGCTACATCGTCTACGGCCCGCTCGCGAACCGCGTCACGCAGGTCGTCTACGAGGGCACGCCGAACACCCCGCACGAGGGCCGGCACTGGGAGATCATCCAGAAGTACAAGGTCTCCATCTACTACACCGCGCCGACGCTGATCCGCACGTTCATGAAGTGGGGCGCGGAGATCCCGGCCAAGTACGACCTGTCGTCGCTGCGCGTGCTGGGCTCGGTCGGCGAGCCGATCAACCCCGAGGCGTGGATGTGGTACCGCGAGACCATCGGCGCGAACAAGGCGCCGATCGTCGACACCTGGTGGCAGACCGAGACCGGCGCGATCATGATCTCGCCGCTGCCGGGCGTCACGTCCACGAAGCCGGGCTCGGCGCAGCGGGCGCTGCCGGGCATCTCCGCGAAGGTCGTCGACGACCAGGCCCAGGAGGTCGGCAAGGGCGGCGGCGGGTACCTGGTGCTGGACCAGCCGTGGCCGTCGATGCTGCGCGGCATCTGGGGCGACAACGAGCGTTACCAGGAGACGTACTGGTCGCGCTTCGCCGACCAGGGCTTCTACTTCGCCGGCGACGGCGCCAAGTACGACGCCGACGGTGACATCTGGCTGCTCGGCCGCGTCGACGACGTGATGAACGTGTCCGGCCACCGCATCTCGACCACCGAGGTCGAGTCCGCGCTGGTCTCGCACCCGACGGTGGCCGAGGCGGCCGTGGTCGGCGCGTCCGACGCGACGACCGGGCAGGGCATCGTGGCTTTCGTGATCCTGCGCGGCAACGCGGTGGACGGTGGCGAGGAGGCGATCCAGGCCCTGCGCAACCACGTGGCCAAGGAGATCGGCCCGATCGCGAAGCCGCGGCAGATCATGGTGGTGCCGGAGCTGCCGAAAACGCGCTCGGGCAAGATCATGCGGCGCCTGCTCCGCGACGTCGCGGAGAACCGCCAGATCGGCGACGTCACCACGCTGGCCGACTCGTCGGTGATGGACCTCATCTCCACCGGCCTGCAGTCGGGCAAGGAGGAGTAG
- a CDS encoding pyridoxamine 5'-phosphate oxidase family protein: MPKPLSDADRDEFLAGKHIAVLSVAADDGRPPASVPIWYDYTPGGDFRINTGAGRRKAKLIQQAGVVTLVVQREEPPYQYVIVEGTIIDAATPSPRAAREAIAIRYFGEEGGREFADRVDGTTSVLFTIRPDRWITADYSGEL; encoded by the coding sequence ATGCCGAAGCCACTCAGTGATGCCGACCGTGACGAGTTCCTCGCCGGCAAGCACATCGCCGTGCTGTCCGTCGCCGCCGACGACGGCCGCCCGCCGGCGAGCGTGCCCATTTGGTACGACTACACCCCGGGCGGCGACTTCCGGATCAACACGGGCGCCGGACGGCGCAAGGCCAAGCTCATCCAGCAGGCCGGTGTGGTGACCCTGGTCGTGCAGCGCGAGGAACCGCCCTACCAGTACGTGATCGTCGAGGGCACCATCATCGACGCCGCCACGCCGTCCCCGCGGGCCGCCCGGGAGGCCATCGCCATCCGCTACTTCGGCGAAGAGGGCGGGCGCGAGTTCGCCGACCGCGTCGACGGCACCACCAGCGTGCTGTTCACCATCCGGCCCGACCGCTGGATCACCGCCGACTACTCGGGCGAACTCTGA
- a CDS encoding DUF6319 family protein encodes MTVEALTHDEDTAAEAVTASAPQAADASAVTEPTSSTSPEPAADSAEASDSASASADEKPAEEAPKPKRGRPKATAASAAKKTRTVELILTVTGTADGEWQAELKNGSKWVAKGLEIPAAAVSRAAKELHSDLSGPIDEVINQARDAQAAKVAQLEAELEAAKQALAELDV; translated from the coding sequence ATGACCGTGGAAGCCTTGACGCACGACGAGGACACTGCGGCCGAAGCGGTGACGGCGTCAGCGCCGCAGGCCGCGGACGCCTCGGCAGTCACCGAGCCCACGTCCTCGACTTCACCGGAGCCGGCTGCGGACTCGGCCGAGGCCTCTGACTCGGCTTCGGCTTCGGCTGACGAGAAGCCGGCCGAGGAGGCGCCGAAGCCGAAGCGCGGGCGCCCGAAGGCCACTGCCGCGTCGGCGGCGAAGAAGACCCGCACGGTGGAGCTGATCCTCACCGTCACCGGCACGGCCGACGGTGAGTGGCAGGCCGAGCTGAAGAACGGCAGCAAGTGGGTCGCGAAGGGCCTGGAGATCCCGGCCGCCGCCGTCTCGCGCGCGGCGAAGGAGCTGCACTCCGACCTGTCCGGCCCGATCGACGAGGTCATCAACCAGGCCCGGGACGCGCAGGCCGCGAAGGTCGCGCAGCTCGAGGCCGAGCTCGAGGCCGCCAAGCAGGCTTTGGCGGAGCTCGACGTCTGA
- a CDS encoding phage holin family protein: MSSPKHERTGPDGVGAVPYLPLSSDEEAAAGEQSIGRLVGDATQHLSTLVRAEVELAKAELIGEVKKALKGAVFFLIALAVLLYSSYFLFLFVAEILSDWWGVRWPAFLTVFGLMLVTTLVTAFLGWRKVKKLKAPERTIGSVKETAAALKPHRAAEDDLPATSA, from the coding sequence GTGAGCAGCCCCAAACACGAGCGAACCGGCCCCGACGGCGTGGGGGCCGTGCCCTACCTGCCCCTCTCCAGCGATGAGGAGGCCGCGGCAGGTGAGCAGTCCATCGGCAGGCTGGTCGGCGACGCCACCCAGCACCTGTCGACGCTGGTCAGGGCCGAGGTCGAGCTGGCGAAGGCGGAGCTGATCGGAGAGGTGAAGAAGGCGCTGAAGGGCGCTGTCTTCTTCCTGATCGCACTGGCCGTGCTGCTCTACAGCTCGTACTTCCTCTTCCTCTTCGTGGCGGAGATCCTGTCCGACTGGTGGGGCGTCCGCTGGCCGGCGTTCCTCACCGTGTTCGGCCTGATGCTCGTCACCACGTTGGTCACGGCGTTCCTCGGCTGGCGCAAGGTGAAGAAGCTGAAGGCGCCGGAGCGCACCATCGGCAGTGTCAAGGAGACGGCCGCGGCGCTGAAGCCGCACCGCGCCGCCGAAGACGACCTGCCCGCGACCAGCGCCTGA
- a CDS encoding DUF2848 domain-containing protein yields MLRFALPDGTEVETPVHTLLNAGYAGRSQDDVAAHVKELAELGVPAPSVTPALYPVAPYLAMQTDSVPAQHARTSGEAEWALVVTPSDVLLTAACDHTDRALEVHGVAWSKNAGPDVLARRAWRLSDVAARLDTLRLTAHVDGALLQDGTLAELLAPAYWLDELRARGLATPGTVLLSGTIPMDPAVDQFGTHWQVTLTDPATDAVIDLAYDVRVLPEPIG; encoded by the coding sequence ATGCTGCGCTTCGCCCTGCCCGACGGCACGGAAGTGGAAACGCCCGTGCACACCCTGCTGAACGCCGGCTACGCGGGCCGGAGCCAGGACGACGTCGCGGCGCACGTGAAGGAGCTGGCCGAGCTGGGGGTGCCGGCGCCGTCGGTCACGCCCGCGCTGTACCCGGTGGCGCCGTACCTGGCGATGCAGACGGACTCCGTGCCGGCCCAGCACGCCCGCACCTCCGGCGAGGCGGAGTGGGCGCTGGTCGTCACGCCGTCCGACGTCCTCCTGACCGCGGCCTGCGACCACACCGACCGGGCGCTGGAGGTGCACGGGGTGGCGTGGAGCAAAAACGCGGGCCCGGACGTCCTGGCCCGCCGCGCGTGGCGGCTGTCGGACGTCGCCGCCCGCCTGGACACCCTGCGCCTCACCGCGCACGTCGACGGCGCCCTCCTCCAGGACGGCACCCTGGCCGAACTACTGGCCCCCGCGTACTGGCTGGACGAGCTGCGCGCCCGCGGCCTGGCGACCCCTGGCACCGTCCTGCTGTCCGGCACCATCCCGATGGACCCGGCCGTCGACCAGTTCGGCACCCACTGGCAGGTCACCCTCACCGACCCCGCGACCGACGCCGTGATCGACCTCGCCTACGACGTGCGGGTGCTTCCGGAGCCGATCGGATAG
- a CDS encoding GNAT family N-acetyltransferase has product MSDWSEHPTLSGSHVRLEPLAPEHAKGLFEAAQDPAIWSWMSQRMPEDLAAAELMVETALAEPGRHAWAQVDVASGRVAGSTSYYQIVAQHRILSIGHTWLGPAWQRTALNTEAKFLLLRNAFETLGAQRVAWETDSRNLRSQRAIERLGALREGLLRAHRVRPDGTSRDTVLYSMTDAEWPGARARLLARLG; this is encoded by the coding sequence ATGAGCGACTGGAGCGAGCACCCGACCCTGTCCGGCAGCCACGTGCGCCTCGAGCCGCTGGCGCCGGAACACGCGAAGGGCCTGTTCGAGGCCGCTCAGGATCCCGCCATCTGGTCCTGGATGAGCCAGCGTATGCCCGAAGACCTGGCAGCGGCGGAGCTGATGGTCGAGACCGCGCTGGCCGAGCCGGGCCGGCACGCGTGGGCCCAGGTCGACGTCGCTTCCGGCCGAGTCGCGGGCTCCACGTCGTACTACCAAATCGTGGCGCAACACCGGATCCTGTCGATCGGGCACACCTGGCTCGGGCCGGCGTGGCAACGGACCGCGCTCAACACCGAGGCGAAGTTCCTGTTGCTGCGCAACGCTTTCGAGACGCTCGGCGCCCAGCGCGTCGCGTGGGAGACGGACAGCCGGAACCTCCGTTCGCAGCGCGCCATCGAACGGCTCGGCGCGCTGCGCGAGGGCCTGCTGCGGGCGCACCGCGTCCGTCCGGACGGCACGTCGCGCGACACGGTGCTGTATTCGATGACGGACGCCGAATGGCCCGGGGCCCGCGCCCGGCTGCTGGCCCGGCTCGGCTGA
- a CDS encoding VIT1/CCC1 transporter family protein: MTETMDAAEAHAHEPHEGIGGKLNWLRAGVLGANDGIVSVAGIVVGVAGATANSTAILTAGIAGLVAGAFSMAGGEYVSVSTQRDTEQALLRLEKQELKTMPEAEERELAQIYEGKGLSPELAEEVARELTKKDALHAHAEAELGIDPDNLTSPWQAAFASLLAFSVGALLPLLAIAWTSVSVRVWACAAAVVVGLTLTGFVSAKLGDAQVGRAILRNVGVGALTMLVTYFVGVLFGTTVG, from the coding sequence GTGACCGAGACGATGGACGCCGCCGAGGCGCATGCGCACGAGCCGCACGAGGGGATCGGGGGGAAGCTGAACTGGTTGCGGGCCGGGGTTCTCGGGGCGAATGACGGGATCGTGTCCGTCGCCGGGATCGTGGTGGGGGTCGCGGGGGCGACGGCGAACAGCACGGCGATCCTCACCGCCGGAATTGCCGGACTGGTGGCCGGCGCGTTTTCGATGGCCGGCGGGGAATACGTGAGCGTGAGCACCCAGCGCGACACCGAACAGGCGTTGCTGCGGCTCGAGAAGCAAGAGCTGAAAACGATGCCCGAGGCCGAGGAACGGGAACTCGCGCAAATCTACGAGGGCAAGGGCCTTTCCCCGGAGCTGGCCGAGGAGGTGGCGCGCGAGCTGACCAAGAAGGACGCGCTCCACGCGCACGCCGAGGCGGAGCTGGGCATCGACCCGGACAACCTCACCAGCCCGTGGCAGGCGGCGTTTGCCTCGCTGCTCGCGTTCTCCGTCGGGGCGCTGCTGCCGCTGCTGGCGATCGCCTGGACGAGCGTGTCCGTCCGCGTCTGGGCCTGCGCGGCGGCTGTGGTCGTCGGGCTCACGCTGACCGGCTTCGTCAGCGCGAAACTCGGTGACGCGCAGGTGGGGCGGGCGATCCTCCGCAACGTCGGCGTCGGCGCGCTCACCATGCTCGTCACCTATTTCGTCGGGGTGCTGTTCGGCACCACCGTCGGCTAG
- a CDS encoding alpha/beta fold hydrolase, translating to MSSTPDPSIVRTDGPWTHRDVSANGIRLHVAEAGDGPLVLFLHGFGEFWWTWHHQLPAVADAGFRAVAVDLRGYGDSDKPPRGYDAWTLAGDVGGLIKALGARRAHLVGHAWGGLLAWTVAALHPRLVASVTAVGAAHPLALKSELKRSAWHVHRGQARAAGHLFRFQVPMAPEKWLVRDDAAAVETLFRAWAGPAWRTSADFTESAGRFRQAMLVPGVAHSALEYYRWAFRAQFRGEGRRFTDAVDKRVAAPLLQLHGAVDTCIVPETALESVHWAGPHSEPRIWHGIGHFPHLEDPDRVTKSIVDFIG from the coding sequence GTGTCGTCCACGCCCGATCCGTCGATCGTCCGCACCGACGGCCCGTGGACGCACCGCGACGTCTCCGCCAACGGCATCCGGCTGCACGTCGCCGAGGCGGGCGACGGGCCGCTGGTCCTTTTCCTGCACGGGTTCGGCGAGTTCTGGTGGACCTGGCACCACCAGTTGCCCGCGGTGGCCGACGCGGGCTTCCGCGCCGTCGCCGTCGACCTGCGTGGTTACGGCGACTCCGACAAACCCCCGCGCGGTTACGACGCGTGGACGCTCGCCGGTGACGTCGGCGGCCTGATCAAAGCACTCGGCGCCCGTCGCGCCCACCTCGTCGGCCACGCCTGGGGCGGCCTGCTCGCCTGGACGGTGGCCGCACTGCACCCCCGGCTCGTCGCCTCCGTGACGGCCGTCGGCGCGGCGCACCCGCTGGCGCTGAAGTCCGAGCTGAAGCGCTCCGCGTGGCACGTCCACCGCGGCCAGGCCCGCGCCGCCGGGCACCTGTTCCGCTTCCAGGTGCCGATGGCGCCGGAGAAGTGGCTGGTGCGCGACGACGCTGCCGCGGTCGAGACGCTCTTCCGCGCCTGGGCCGGCCCCGCCTGGCGGACCTCTGCGGACTTCACCGAAAGCGCCGGCCGGTTCCGCCAGGCGATGCTCGTGCCGGGCGTCGCGCACTCCGCGCTGGAGTACTACCGCTGGGCCTTCCGCGCGCAGTTCCGCGGCGAGGGCAGGCGGTTTACCGACGCCGTGGACAAACGCGTGGCCGCGCCCCTGCTGCAGCTGCACGGCGCCGTGGACACCTGCATCGTCCCGGAGACCGCGCTCGAGTCCGTGCACTGGGCCGGGCCGCACAGCGAGCCCCGCATCTGGCACGGCATCGGGCACTTCCCGCACCTCGAAGACCCGGACCGCGTGACGAAGTCCATTGTGGACTTCATCGGCTGA
- a CDS encoding cupin domain-containing protein: protein MSEWRTLSTVEGQPLFGGTGRVRELQRAPSGLAYEIHYPAGVASPPHSHDHDSIVYLLEGHLTGSVDGVAADLLPGETLLHPRGATHHVEAIVDSTWVEFKSPLPQRPPVA, encoded by the coding sequence GTGAGCGAGTGGCGCACTCTGTCTACAGTGGAGGGTCAGCCGCTGTTCGGCGGCACCGGCCGGGTGCGCGAGCTGCAACGCGCGCCGAGCGGCCTGGCGTACGAGATCCACTACCCGGCCGGTGTGGCCTCGCCCCCGCACAGTCACGACCACGACAGCATCGTCTACCTGCTCGAAGGCCACCTGACGGGCTCCGTCGACGGGGTGGCGGCCGACCTGCTCCCCGGTGAGACGCTCTTGCACCCGCGCGGGGCGACGCACCACGTCGAGGCCATTGTGGACAGTACGTGGGTGGAGTTCAAGTCCCCGCTGCCGCAACGGCCGCCGGTCGCGTGA
- a CDS encoding peptide MFS transporter encodes MSTSNEVQQDTRFFGHPRGLANLFGVEMWERFSYYGMLGILAIYLYYKVGQGGLGIDQSAALGIVGAYGGMVYLCSVIGAWVADRLLGSERTLFYSAILIMIGHISLALLPGMTGVGVGLACVAIGSGGLKSNATAVVGTLYAEGDERRDAGFTIFYMGINLGGFIGPLLTGLAQQEVGFHLGFGLAAIGMALGLIQYTIGRKNLGARASEIPNPLPASKRLLAIGAAVLIVAVIAVLITTGVITPDNLADVVVYVVVVISVLYFVMILTSKKITSDERSRVYSFIPMYIASAAFFSLYQQQFTVVTAYTDQRLDRGLFGWTMPVSWVSSINPVFIIVFAPVIAAIWIKLGPKQPSTPLKFVLGTVLMGVAFLLFLPMVNTGKNGSPLIALAGILFVFTIAELMLSPVGLSLSTKLAPQAFRTQMVALNFLSVSLGTAMSGKLAEYYSVDDETPYFSIVGGVAIVIGLALLALIPFIRRLMKGVH; translated from the coding sequence GTGAGTACCTCCAACGAGGTCCAGCAGGACACGAGGTTCTTCGGGCACCCACGAGGGCTGGCGAATCTCTTCGGCGTCGAGATGTGGGAGCGGTTCTCCTACTACGGGATGCTCGGCATCCTCGCGATCTACCTCTACTACAAGGTCGGCCAAGGCGGCCTCGGCATCGACCAGAGCGCGGCTCTGGGCATCGTCGGCGCGTACGGCGGCATGGTCTACCTGTGCAGCGTGATCGGCGCGTGGGTGGCCGACCGGCTGCTGGGCTCGGAGCGGACGCTGTTCTACAGCGCCATCCTGATCATGATCGGCCACATCAGCCTGGCGCTGCTGCCGGGCATGACCGGCGTCGGCGTCGGCCTCGCCTGTGTCGCGATCGGCTCTGGTGGCCTGAAGTCCAACGCGACCGCAGTCGTCGGCACGCTCTACGCCGAGGGTGACGAACGTCGCGACGCCGGCTTCACGATCTTCTACATGGGCATCAACCTGGGCGGGTTCATCGGCCCGCTGCTCACCGGCCTCGCGCAGCAGGAAGTCGGCTTCCACCTCGGCTTCGGCCTGGCCGCGATCGGCATGGCGCTGGGCCTCATCCAGTACACGATCGGGCGCAAGAACCTGGGCGCGCGGGCGTCGGAGATCCCGAACCCGCTGCCCGCCTCGAAGCGCCTGCTGGCGATCGGCGCCGCCGTGCTGATCGTCGCCGTGATCGCCGTGCTCATCACCACGGGGGTGATCACGCCGGACAACCTCGCGGACGTGGTCGTCTATGTCGTGGTGGTCATCTCGGTCCTCTACTTCGTGATGATCCTGACCAGCAAGAAGATCACCTCGGACGAGCGCAGCCGGGTGTACTCCTTCATCCCGATGTACATCGCCAGCGCGGCGTTCTTCTCGCTGTACCAGCAGCAGTTCACCGTGGTCACGGCCTACACCGACCAGCGGCTCGACCGCGGCCTGTTCGGCTGGACGATGCCGGTGTCCTGGGTCAGCTCGATCAACCCGGTGTTCATCATCGTGTTCGCCCCGGTGATCGCCGCGATCTGGATCAAGCTCGGCCCGAAGCAGCCGTCGACGCCGCTGAAGTTCGTGCTCGGCACCGTGCTGATGGGTGTCGCGTTCCTGCTGTTCCTGCCGATGGTGAACACCGGGAAGAACGGCAGCCCGCTGATCGCGCTCGCCGGCATCCTGTTCGTGTTCACGATCGCGGAGCTGATGCTGTCGCCGGTCGGGCTCTCGCTGTCCACGAAGCTCGCGCCGCAGGCGTTCCGGACGCAGATGGTGGCGCTGAACTTCCTGTCGGTCTCACTGGGCACGGCGATGTCGGGCAAGCTCGCCGAGTACTACTCGGTGGACGACGAGACGCCGTACTTCAGCATCGTCGGCGGGGTGGCGATCGTGATCGGGCTGGCGCTGCTGGCGCTCATCCCGTTCATCCGGCGGCTGATGAAGGGCGTGCACTAG
- the nhaA gene encoding Na+/H+ antiporter NhaA produces the protein MIASRPARVAAEFARYLRTETTGGIILLVATAVALIWANSPIGDVYRAVRDFHVGPELLHLNLSIGDWAKDGLLALFFFVAGLELKRELVVGELSRFKQAVLPVIAAVGGMIVPAVFALAIAWGSPGADRAWAIPVATDIAFALGVLALTASNLPSSARVFLLSLAVVDDLGAILVIAIVFTTGFNLVAAGVAVVALALYAFLQHKRVRTAWLYVPLALIVWVAVHSAGIHATVAGVALGLLTRVRPDKGEAESPALRLEHRLQPWSAAVAVPLFALFAAGISVSGHALGEVFTTALPLAVLVGLIGGKFVGILGASLLAVRLRIAEKPRGTGWRDIAALALLGGVGFTVSLLIADLALEGETAELAKAAVLIASAIASLASAALLLRRSRAHARADTGED, from the coding sequence GTGATCGCTTCCCGCCCGGCCCGTGTGGCCGCCGAATTCGCCCGTTACCTGCGCACCGAGACCACCGGCGGAATCATCCTGCTGGTGGCCACCGCCGTCGCGCTCATCTGGGCGAACTCACCCATTGGCGACGTCTACCGGGCGGTGCGCGACTTCCACGTCGGCCCCGAGCTGCTGCACCTGAACCTGTCGATCGGCGACTGGGCCAAGGACGGCCTGCTCGCGTTGTTCTTCTTCGTCGCCGGGCTGGAGCTCAAGCGGGAGCTCGTGGTCGGCGAGCTGTCCCGGTTCAAGCAGGCCGTGCTGCCGGTGATCGCGGCGGTCGGCGGCATGATCGTGCCCGCCGTCTTCGCGCTGGCCATCGCCTGGGGCTCGCCGGGCGCCGACCGCGCGTGGGCCATCCCGGTGGCCACGGACATCGCGTTCGCCCTCGGTGTGCTGGCGCTGACGGCGTCGAACCTGCCGAGCAGCGCGCGGGTGTTCCTGTTGTCCCTGGCGGTGGTCGACGACCTGGGCGCGATCCTGGTGATCGCCATCGTGTTCACCACGGGCTTCAACCTGGTCGCGGCGGGCGTCGCCGTCGTCGCGCTCGCGCTGTACGCATTCCTTCAGCACAAGCGCGTTCGTACGGCGTGGCTGTACGTGCCGCTCGCGCTGATCGTGTGGGTCGCGGTGCACTCGGCAGGCATCCACGCGACGGTCGCCGGCGTTGCACTCGGCCTGCTCACGCGAGTACGGCCGGACAAGGGCGAAGCCGAATCGCCCGCACTGCGCCTGGAACACCGGCTGCAGCCGTGGTCGGCGGCGGTCGCGGTGCCGCTCTTCGCGCTCTTCGCCGCGGGCATCTCGGTGAGCGGCCACGCGCTGGGCGAGGTCTTCACCACGGCGTTGCCGCTGGCTGTCCTGGTCGGACTGATCGGCGGGAAGTTCGTCGGCATCCTCGGCGCGAGCCTGCTGGCCGTCCGGCTCCGCATCGCCGAAAAGCCACGGGGAACGGGCTGGCGCGATATCGCCGCGCTGGCTCTTCTCGGCGGCGTCGGGTTCACCGTGAGCCTGCTGATCGCCGATCTGGCGCTCGAAGGCGAGACGGCCGAACTCGCGAAAGCGGCCGTGCTGATCGCCTCGGCGATCGCGTCGCTGGCCTCCGCGGCGCTGCTGCTGCGGCGCAGCCGGGCCCACGCGCGGGCCGACACCGGCGAAGACTGA